A section of the Pithys albifrons albifrons isolate INPA30051 chromosome 4, PitAlb_v1, whole genome shotgun sequence genome encodes:
- the LOC139671613 gene encoding myosin regulatory light chain 2, smooth muscle minor isoform isoform X1, whose protein sequence is MHVGFKSVELAGEISNCLCGQTKKDITMEFPFMIQMLGTACQVSDTKQEPTANMSSKRAKTKTTKKRPQRATSNVFAMFDQSQIQEFKEAFNMIDQNRDGFIDKEDLHDMLASLGKNPTDEYLDAMMNEAPGPINFTMFLTMFGEKLNGTDPEDVIRNAFACFDEEATGFIQEDYLRELLTTMGDRFTDEEVDELYREAPIDKKGNFNYIEFTRILKHGAKDKDD, encoded by the exons ATGCACGTAGGATTTAAAAGTGTGGAATTAGCAGGGGAAATCAGTAACTGTCTTTGTGGACAGACTAAGAAGGACATAACCATGGAATTTCCTTTTATGATCCAGATGCTTGGTACAGCATGTCAGGTATCTGATACAAAGCAAG AACCAACAGCCAACATGTCGAGCAAAAGGGCAAAGACGAAGACCACCAAGAAGCGCCCTCAGCGCGCCACTTCCAATGTATTTGCCATGTTTGATCAGTCCCAGATTCAGGAATTCAAGGAGGCCTTCAACATGATCGACCAGAACAGGGATGGTTTCATTGACAAAGAGGACTTGCACGATATGCTCGCCTCCCTTG GAAAGAATCCAACGGATGAATACCTGGATGCCATGATGAATGAGGCTCCAGGCCCCATAAACTTCACGATGTTCCTCACAATGTTTGGGGAGAAGTTAAATGGCACCGACCCGGAAGATGTAATCAGGAATGCTTTTGCTTGCTTTGATGAAGAAGCAACAG GGTTCATCCAAGAAGACTACCTTCGGGAGCTGCTGACAACAATGGGAGACAGGTTCACAGATGAAGAGGTGGATGAGCTGTACAGGGAGGCACCCATTGACAAAAAGGGGAATTTCAACTACATCGAGTTCACACGCATCCTGAAACATGGAGCAAAAGACAAGGATGACTGA
- the LOC139671613 gene encoding myosin regulatory light chain 2, smooth muscle minor isoform isoform X2 has translation MSSKRAKTKTTKKRPQRATSNVFAMFDQSQIQEFKEAFNMIDQNRDGFIDKEDLHDMLASLGKNPTDEYLDAMMNEAPGPINFTMFLTMFGEKLNGTDPEDVIRNAFACFDEEATGFIQEDYLRELLTTMGDRFTDEEVDELYREAPIDKKGNFNYIEFTRILKHGAKDKDD, from the exons ATGTCGAGCAAAAGGGCAAAGACGAAGACCACCAAGAAGCGCCCTCAGCGCGCCACTTCCAATGTATTTGCCATGTTTGATCAGTCCCAGATTCAGGAATTCAAGGAGGCCTTCAACATGATCGACCAGAACAGGGATGGTTTCATTGACAAAGAGGACTTGCACGATATGCTCGCCTCCCTTG GAAAGAATCCAACGGATGAATACCTGGATGCCATGATGAATGAGGCTCCAGGCCCCATAAACTTCACGATGTTCCTCACAATGTTTGGGGAGAAGTTAAATGGCACCGACCCGGAAGATGTAATCAGGAATGCTTTTGCTTGCTTTGATGAAGAAGCAACAG GGTTCATCCAAGAAGACTACCTTCGGGAGCTGCTGACAACAATGGGAGACAGGTTCACAGATGAAGAGGTGGATGAGCTGTACAGGGAGGCACCCATTGACAAAAAGGGGAATTTCAACTACATCGAGTTCACACGCATCCTGAAACATGGAGCAAAAGACAAGGATGACTGA
- the LOC139671614 gene encoding myosin regulatory light chain 2, smooth muscle minor isoform-like: MSSKKAKTKTTKKRPQRATSNVFAMFDQSQIQEFKEAFNMIDQNRDGFIDKEDLHDMLASLGKNPTDEYLDAMMNEAPGPINFTMFLTMFGEKLNGTDPEDVIRNAFACFDEEATGFIQEDYLRELLTTMGDRFTDEEVDELYREAPIDKKGNFNYIEFTRILKHGAKDKDD, from the exons ATGTCGAGCAAAAAGGCAAAGACGAAGACCACCAAGAAGCGCCCTCAGCGCGCCACTTCCAATGTATTTGCCATGTTTGATCAGTCCCAGATTCAGGAATTCAAGGAGGCCTTCAACATGATCGACCAGAACAGGGATGGTTTCATTGACAAAGAGGACTTGCACGATATGCTCGCCTCCCTTG GAAAGAATCCAACGGATGAATACCTGGATGCCATGATGAATGAGGCTCCAGGCCCCATAAACTTCACGATGTTCCTCACAATGTTTGGGGAGAAGTTAAATGGCACCGACCCGGAAGATGTAATCAGGAATGCTTTTGCTTGCTTTGATGAAGAAGCAACAG GGTTCATCCAAGAAGACTACCTTCGGGAGCTGCTGACGACAATGGGAGACAGGTTCACAGATGAAGAGGTGGATGAGCTGTATAGGGAGGCACCCATTGACAAAAAGGGGAATTTCAACTACATCGAGTTCACACGCATCCTGAAACATGGAGCAAAAGACAAGGATGACTGA